One genomic window of Deltaproteobacteria bacterium includes the following:
- the mtnA gene encoding S-methyl-5-thioribose-1-phosphate isomerase: protein MAWEGDALLLLDQRILPAVESMQRFTEPTGVADAIRSMVVRGAPAIGVTAAFGLVLAAQAARKKGRPWRRAFDEAALLLGGTRPTAVNLFWAIERMRAVAAELPDDPAEAVARLEREAVAIFEEDVSANRAMGTHGARLLPARADVLTHCNAGALATAGFGTALGVIRAAIAAGKKIHVYVDETRPFLQGARLTAWELMKDGIPCTLITDGMAGSLFAAGKIDAAIVGADRIAGNGDVANKIGTYVVSVLCRAHKVPFYVAAPLSTIDPKIRTGKEIPIEERDPSEVTHLMGKRVAPHGVAVYNPSFDVTPARNVSAIVTEKGVLTPPYPGAIRKLFR from the coding sequence ATGGCGTGGGAGGGAGACGCCCTCCTCCTGCTCGACCAGCGGATCCTCCCCGCGGTCGAGTCGATGCAGCGGTTCACCGAGCCGACGGGAGTCGCGGACGCCATCCGGTCGATGGTCGTCCGCGGCGCGCCGGCGATCGGCGTGACGGCGGCGTTCGGGCTGGTTCTCGCCGCGCAGGCGGCGCGGAAGAAGGGCCGTCCGTGGCGAAGGGCGTTCGACGAGGCCGCGCTCCTCCTGGGCGGCACCCGCCCCACGGCGGTGAACCTCTTCTGGGCGATCGAGCGGATGCGGGCCGTCGCCGCGGAGCTTCCCGACGACCCGGCGGAAGCGGTGGCCCGGCTCGAACGGGAGGCGGTCGCCATCTTCGAGGAGGACGTCTCGGCGAACCGGGCGATGGGGACGCACGGGGCAAGGCTCCTTCCCGCGCGGGCCGACGTCCTCACCCACTGCAACGCGGGAGCCCTCGCGACGGCCGGATTCGGGACCGCGCTGGGAGTGATCCGGGCGGCGATCGCCGCGGGGAAGAAGATCCACGTCTACGTGGACGAGACCCGGCCGTTCCTCCAGGGAGCGCGGCTCACCGCGTGGGAGCTGATGAAGGACGGCATCCCGTGCACCCTGATCACGGACGGCATGGCCGGGTCGCTCTTCGCCGCCGGGAAGATCGACGCCGCGATCGTGGGGGCGGACCGGATCGCGGGGAACGGCGACGTGGCGAACAAGATCGGGACGTACGTCGTTTCGGTGCTGTGCCGGGCGCACAAGGTTCCGTTCTACGTCGCGGCACCGCTCTCCACCATCGATCCGAAGATCCGCACGGGGAAGGAGATTCCGATCGAGGAACGCGACCCGTCCGAGGTGACCCACCTGATGGGGAAGCGCGTGGCGCCGCACGGCGTGGCCGTGTACAACCCCTCCTTCGACGTGACACCGGCCCGGAACGTATCCGCCATCGTGACCGAGAAAGGGGTCCTCACGCCGCCGTACCCCGGCGCCATCCGGAAGCTGTTCCGTTGA
- a CDS encoding 4Fe-4S binding protein, with protein MKIFLDADLLVFATSLLSAHKLPAALFLALVFLPVTLLFGRAFCGWVCPFGTLHHAVSFADAPSVAERGIKTRGSRWKYGVLLFFAGAALFGLQAAGILDPISFLIRSMSLSVLPAVNAMLRGFLDWGYALPSRPVSDLFDAAYTFLRAHFLSFHPSRYGQAFLFFLLFTGVLALNRYRTRFFCRFVCPLGGLLGLLSRLGLLRLSMNEKCTRCMKCRDACAGGANPHTEENWSPSECVTCFNCSAVCPEGALSWKFAVARGTKDRVDAGRRSVLAAATFGAASAFVLRSTPASALPDPLLVRPPGSRREDDFLSRCVRCGECMKVCVTGGLQPTLLEAGVEGIWTPLLVSRIGYCEYNCTLCGQVCPTSAIRNLPGDEKRKTVIGLAFVDPGRCIPFAQGTPCIVCEEHCPTPKKAIVFREQPGKGGAPVQVPVVDTELCIGCGICENKCPVVDLAGIRVTSVGESRNPANRLKLPSSSPHFSRASVARRWRRA; from the coding sequence GTGAAGATCTTCCTGGACGCCGACCTCCTCGTCTTCGCCACGTCGCTCCTCTCCGCGCACAAGCTGCCGGCGGCGCTCTTCCTCGCGCTCGTCTTCCTGCCGGTCACGCTCCTCTTCGGGCGCGCGTTCTGCGGGTGGGTCTGCCCCTTCGGGACGCTGCACCACGCGGTGAGCTTCGCGGATGCGCCTTCGGTTGCGGAACGGGGAATCAAGACGCGCGGAAGCCGGTGGAAGTACGGGGTGCTGCTCTTCTTCGCCGGCGCCGCCCTCTTCGGGCTGCAGGCGGCCGGAATCCTCGATCCGATCTCCTTCCTGATCCGGTCGATGTCGTTGTCGGTCCTCCCCGCGGTGAACGCGATGCTGCGGGGGTTCCTGGACTGGGGATACGCCCTCCCGTCGCGGCCGGTGTCCGACCTGTTCGACGCGGCGTACACCTTCCTGCGCGCCCACTTCCTCTCCTTCCACCCGTCGCGATACGGCCAGGCGTTCCTCTTCTTCCTCCTCTTCACGGGGGTCCTCGCCCTCAACCGGTACCGCACCCGGTTCTTCTGCCGGTTCGTCTGCCCGCTGGGCGGCCTGCTCGGGCTCCTCTCGCGCCTGGGGCTTCTGCGGCTGTCGATGAACGAGAAGTGCACCCGGTGCATGAAGTGCCGGGACGCCTGCGCGGGCGGCGCCAATCCGCACACCGAGGAGAACTGGTCGCCGTCGGAGTGCGTGACGTGCTTCAACTGCTCCGCGGTGTGCCCGGAAGGGGCGCTCTCGTGGAAGTTCGCCGTCGCCCGCGGGACGAAGGACCGGGTGGACGCGGGGCGCCGGTCGGTTCTCGCCGCTGCGACGTTCGGGGCGGCCTCCGCCTTCGTCCTGCGGTCCACCCCGGCGTCGGCGCTCCCCGATCCGCTGCTGGTGCGTCCTCCGGGCTCCCGCAGGGAGGACGACTTCCTCTCCCGGTGCGTACGGTGCGGGGAGTGCATGAAGGTGTGCGTCACCGGGGGGCTGCAACCCACCCTGCTGGAGGCGGGGGTCGAGGGGATCTGGACGCCGCTGCTGGTGTCGCGGATCGGGTATTGCGAGTACAACTGCACCCTGTGCGGGCAGGTGTGCCCGACCTCCGCCATCCGGAATCTGCCGGGGGACGAGAAGCGGAAGACGGTCATCGGGCTTGCGTTCGTCGACCCCGGCCGCTGCATCCCGTTCGCCCAGGGGACCCCGTGCATCGTCTGCGAGGAGCATTGCCCCACGCCGAAGAAGGCGATCGTCTTCCGCGAACAGCCGGGGAAGGGGGGGGCGCCGGTCCAGGTCCCCGTGGTGGACACGGAGCTGTGCATCGGGTGCGGCATCTGCGAAAACAAGTGCCCGGTGGTCGATCTCGCGGGTATCCGCGTCACGTCCGTGGGGGAGAGCCGCAACCCCGCCAACCGCCTGAAGTTGCCTTCCTCGAGCCCGCATTTCTCACGAGCGTCCGTAGCGAGGCGGTGGAGACGGGCTTGA
- a CDS encoding cation transporter, which yields MPLPQPVPLGSAENRNLRLRTARFSLGSAVTLCLAKFGVGIVSGSLGVLASALDNVADIFMSTVNLLSIRKAMDPADETHPYGHGKVETLATLFQGGVIALTGAGVVWEAVRRLREGRAPEGVGLDVGIFVMAFSVLASGFISRRIRKAGEATGSPALAADSLHFRTDVYSGSGILFSLLLYRFTGWKWLDPGVALAVGVYIVVAARPLLKGAVQELMDSRLPPETVEAIVRIIEEHRPMVQEWHD from the coding sequence TTGCCGCTCCCCCAGCCCGTACCCCTCGGCAGCGCGGAGAACCGGAACCTCCGCCTCCGGACCGCCCGCTTCTCCCTCGGAAGCGCGGTCACGCTCTGTCTCGCGAAGTTCGGCGTCGGGATCGTGTCGGGATCCCTGGGCGTGCTCGCGTCCGCGCTGGACAACGTGGCCGACATCTTCATGTCCACGGTCAACCTGCTGTCGATCCGGAAGGCGATGGATCCGGCGGACGAGACCCACCCGTACGGCCACGGGAAAGTGGAGACGCTGGCGACCCTGTTCCAGGGGGGGGTGATCGCCTTGACCGGCGCGGGCGTCGTCTGGGAGGCGGTCCGTCGGCTGAGGGAAGGGCGCGCGCCGGAAGGGGTCGGACTCGACGTCGGCATCTTCGTGATGGCCTTCTCCGTACTGGCGTCGGGATTCATCTCCCGCCGGATCCGGAAGGCGGGGGAGGCCACGGGTTCCCCGGCGCTCGCGGCCGATTCGCTCCACTTCCGCACCGACGTCTACTCCGGCAGCGGCATCCTCTTCTCGCTGCTGTTGTACCGGTTCACCGGGTGGAAGTGGCTGGACCCGGGGGTGGCGCTGGCGGTCGGGGTCTACATCGTCGTCGCGGCGCGGCCGCTGCTGAAGGGGGCGGTGCAGGAGCTGATGGACAGCCGCCTGCCGCCGGAGACGGTGGAGGCGATCGTCCGGATCATCGAGGAGCACCGGCCGATGGTCCAGGAGTGGCACGATC
- a CDS encoding radical SAM protein yields the protein MLKVSEIFASIQGETSRSGYPFAFVRLAGCNLRCRYCDTVYAYDGGDDFPLDDVVSRVTAFGLARACVTGGEPLLQEETPALVSALLDRGQEVLVETNGTVPLSGLDPRAVKIMDVKCPSSGEEGKTLWENFRHLTGRDEVKFVVSSEDDYRYARDVVAKYRRVAPWTVLLSPAFGHLAPERLAGWMVGDAMDARFQLQLHKLVWGPDRRGV from the coding sequence ATGCTGAAGGTATCGGAGATCTTCGCCAGCATCCAGGGGGAGACGTCGCGTTCCGGGTACCCGTTCGCCTTCGTCCGCCTCGCCGGATGCAACCTCCGGTGCCGGTACTGCGACACCGTGTACGCCTACGACGGCGGGGACGATTTCCCGTTGGACGACGTCGTCTCCCGCGTGACCGCGTTCGGGCTTGCCCGGGCGTGCGTCACGGGGGGGGAACCGCTGCTCCAGGAGGAGACGCCCGCCCTCGTTTCGGCCCTGCTCGACCGGGGGCAGGAGGTGCTGGTCGAGACGAACGGGACGGTTCCGCTCTCCGGGCTCGACCCTCGGGCGGTGAAGATCATGGACGTCAAGTGCCCCTCCTCCGGCGAGGAGGGGAAGACGCTGTGGGAGAATTTCCGCCACCTCACCGGGCGGGACGAGGTGAAATTCGTCGTTTCCTCCGAGGACGATTACCGGTACGCCCGCGACGTCGTCGCGAAATACCGGCGGGTGGCGCCGTGGACGGTCCTCCTCTCCCCCGCCTTCGGGCACCTCGCCCCGGAGCGTCTCGCCGGCTGGATGGTGGGGGACGCGATGGACGCGCGGTTCCAGCTCCAGCTCCACAAGCTCGTATGGGGACCCGACCGCCGTGGCGTATGA
- the glnE gene encoding bifunctional [glutamate--ammonia ligase]-adenylyl-L-tyrosine phosphorylase/[glutamate--ammonia-ligase] adenylyltransferase encodes MSAGTPSADRLREIGVRDTGRALSLLSELLRRLPQEHAGWDAVFRSAAAAPDPDLFFLNLSRWVDSLAPAYLRKAFGREALLPVLGGLLGGSEFLPEQVARRPEILDELFAGNGVPARQDAGRLAREARDAADRCATEEEFKCALRRIKHREMTRIAARDLAGLSPLAEVTEDLSALASAAIDAAVRFARRTLSERIGEPVAEFPDGTRGPCRFVVLGMGKLGGLELNFSSDVDLLYLYETDRGETLGGPRPLSLHQYFVRLCEAVTRIVSEATGDGFVFRVDLRLRPEGTRGELVNSLRSAEIYYESWGQTWERAALIKARPVAGDLPLGDEFLRAVVPFVFRKYLDFTSIEEIKGMKDRINLAATRGRKDERDLKLGEGGIREIEFFVQAHQLIYGGKEPALRLRGTVETLSALSRMGIVTGDEERELSGAYVFLRRLEHRIQVHRERQTHVVPHREEDLRRLARAMELADAPALLAALARHTDSVHGIYDRLFGGGRRADPSSIPADVQALFLPGPPPADSAERLTRLGFRDADAARRNLDALREGPAHVRMPQRARQYLDRIAPEILHLASRSPDPDMALSHVDRFLSAIGARTMFYALLYEKPKVVEALVRLFGSSRLLSGYLLRHPELLDSFLRNELSALVKSKSDMRTELGEELAASEDLEKELDVLRRYKHMETLRIGIHDMGGNLSLEEGMFQISALAEVLLGHAVVLARREVRRRFGVPVDAATGEEASFCVLGMGKLGAEELSYHSDLDILFLYSGAGESAKITNHEYFAKVAQRLISILTTQTREGHVYRLDTRLRPSGNAGPLVSSLDAFERYHEGPAQLWERQALLKCRFVAGDREFGRKVEEAIRGFIYDRPLPPNAAEEIHRLRTRMEVELGREREDRLNLKVGRGGVVDVEFAVQYLQLLHGAGRPPVRARGTLKALYELQRAGVVTLDQYRVLDEGYRFLRSLDVRLRIAQDSSIDTFAPQMLEPEILERYRGETERIRKVYLELIGFPGRET; translated from the coding sequence TTGAGCGCCGGGACGCCCTCCGCCGACCGCCTGCGGGAGATCGGCGTCCGCGACACCGGCCGGGCCCTTTCGCTCCTCTCCGAGCTTCTCCGCCGCCTGCCGCAGGAACACGCGGGGTGGGATGCGGTCTTCCGTTCCGCCGCCGCCGCGCCCGATCCCGACCTGTTTTTCCTGAATCTCTCCCGGTGGGTCGACTCCCTCGCTCCCGCGTACCTCAGGAAGGCGTTCGGCCGCGAGGCGCTTCTCCCGGTGCTGGGGGGACTGCTGGGCGGCTCGGAGTTCCTGCCGGAGCAGGTCGCCCGCCGCCCCGAGATCCTGGACGAGCTGTTCGCGGGGAACGGCGTCCCGGCGCGGCAGGATGCCGGGCGGCTGGCGCGCGAGGCGCGCGACGCGGCGGACCGTTGCGCCACCGAGGAAGAGTTCAAATGTGCGCTCCGCCGGATCAAGCACCGGGAGATGACGCGGATCGCGGCGCGCGACCTGGCCGGGCTCTCCCCGCTCGCCGAGGTCACCGAGGATCTGTCCGCGCTCGCGTCCGCGGCGATCGACGCCGCCGTACGGTTCGCGCGGCGGACGCTCTCCGAGCGGATCGGAGAGCCGGTGGCGGAGTTCCCCGACGGCACGCGGGGCCCCTGCCGCTTCGTCGTCCTGGGGATGGGGAAGCTCGGGGGCCTGGAGCTCAACTTCAGCTCGGACGTCGACCTGCTCTACCTGTACGAGACCGATCGCGGGGAGACGCTCGGGGGTCCGCGGCCGCTCTCGCTCCACCAGTACTTCGTCCGTCTTTGCGAGGCGGTCACCCGGATCGTGTCGGAGGCGACCGGGGACGGCTTCGTGTTCCGCGTGGACCTGCGGCTCCGCCCGGAGGGGACGCGGGGCGAGCTGGTCAACTCGCTGCGGTCCGCGGAGATCTACTACGAATCCTGGGGGCAGACGTGGGAGCGCGCCGCGCTCATCAAGGCGCGTCCCGTCGCGGGCGACCTCCCGCTGGGCGACGAGTTCCTTCGGGCGGTCGTGCCGTTCGTCTTCCGGAAATACCTGGACTTCACCTCCATCGAGGAGATCAAGGGGATGAAGGACCGGATCAACCTGGCCGCGACGCGGGGGCGGAAGGACGAGCGGGACCTGAAGCTCGGCGAGGGCGGGATCCGGGAGATCGAGTTCTTCGTGCAGGCGCACCAGCTGATCTACGGCGGGAAGGAGCCGGCGCTGCGACTTCGGGGGACGGTGGAGACGCTTTCGGCCCTCTCGCGGATGGGAATCGTCACCGGAGACGAGGAGCGGGAGCTGTCCGGCGCGTACGTGTTCCTGCGGAGACTGGAGCACCGGATCCAGGTCCACCGGGAGCGGCAGACGCACGTCGTCCCGCACCGCGAGGAGGACCTCCGCCGACTGGCGCGCGCGATGGAGCTTGCCGACGCCCCGGCGCTCCTCGCGGCTCTTGCGCGGCACACCGATTCGGTCCACGGGATCTACGACCGGCTCTTCGGCGGCGGACGGCGGGCGGACCCTTCGTCGATCCCCGCCGACGTACAGGCTCTCTTCCTGCCCGGGCCGCCGCCCGCCGATTCGGCGGAACGGTTGACGCGGCTGGGGTTCCGCGACGCGGACGCCGCGCGCCGCAACCTGGACGCGCTCCGCGAAGGCCCCGCCCACGTGCGGATGCCGCAGCGGGCGCGGCAGTACCTCGACCGGATCGCCCCGGAGATCCTGCACCTGGCCTCGAGGAGCCCGGACCCGGACATGGCGCTCTCCCACGTGGACCGGTTCCTCTCCGCGATCGGCGCGCGCACCATGTTCTACGCCCTCCTGTACGAAAAGCCCAAGGTGGTCGAGGCGCTGGTGCGGCTGTTCGGCAGCAGCCGCCTGCTGTCCGGATACCTGCTGCGCCATCCGGAGCTGCTCGATTCCTTCCTGCGGAACGAGCTCTCCGCGCTGGTCAAGTCGAAGTCGGACATGCGCACGGAGCTGGGGGAGGAGCTCGCCGCGAGCGAGGACCTCGAGAAGGAGCTCGACGTCCTCCGCCGGTACAAGCACATGGAAACGCTGCGGATCGGGATCCACGACATGGGGGGAAACCTCTCCCTCGAGGAGGGGATGTTCCAGATCTCCGCCCTGGCGGAGGTGCTGCTGGGGCACGCCGTCGTCCTGGCCCGCCGCGAGGTGCGCCGCCGATTCGGCGTTCCGGTCGATGCGGCCACGGGGGAGGAGGCGTCGTTCTGCGTGCTCGGAATGGGAAAGCTCGGGGCGGAGGAGCTTTCCTATCATAGCGACCTCGACATCCTCTTCCTCTACTCCGGGGCCGGGGAGAGCGCGAAAATCACCAACCACGAATATTTCGCGAAGGTCGCGCAGCGGCTGATCTCGATCCTCACCACGCAGACGCGCGAGGGGCACGTCTACCGGCTCGACACGCGGCTTCGTCCCTCGGGGAACGCGGGGCCGCTGGTGTCGTCGCTGGACGCCTTCGAGCGGTACCACGAGGGACCCGCGCAGCTGTGGGAGCGCCAGGCGCTGCTGAAGTGCCGCTTCGTGGCGGGGGACCGGGAGTTCGGCCGGAAGGTGGAGGAGGCGATCCGCGGGTTCATCTACGACCGGCCGCTCCCGCCGAACGCGGCGGAGGAGATCCACCGGCTGCGGACGCGGATGGAGGTGGAGCTGGGCCGCGAGCGGGAGGACCGGCTGAACCTGAAGGTGGGGCGCGGCGGGGTGGTGGACGTCGAGTTCGCCGTGCAGTACCTGCAGCTGCTGCACGGGGCCGGCCGGCCCCCCGTGCGGGCGCGGGGCACGCTGAAGGCGCTCTACGAGCTCCAGCGCGCCGGGGTGGTCACGCTGGACCAGTACCGGGTGCTCGACGAGGGATACCGTTTCCTCCGGTCGCTGGACGTGCGCCTCCGCATCGCGCAGGATTCGTCGATCGACACCTTCGCTCCGCAGATGCTCGAACCGGAAATTCTGGAAAGATACCGGGGGGAAACGGAAAGGATACGGAAGGTGTACCTGGAACTGATCGGGTTCCCGGGGCGGGAAACCTAG
- the queC gene encoding 7-cyano-7-deazaguanine synthase QueC has protein sequence MDSLVMAEFCRRESDLSLLHVNYGQRTETRELNCFHAIAEHLRVPIRRRLVADIGYLKAIGGSALTDDRIGVPAADLSREGVPVTYVPFRNAHLVAIAVSWAEAIGAVNVYIGAVAADSSGYPDCRPEFYEAMNEAIRRGTREGSGIVVKAPFVALKKKDIVLMGKSMGVPFERSWSCYREGETACGACDSCALRLRAFAEAGVEGSRPTTGGPTSSRTR, from the coding sequence ATGGACAGCCTCGTCATGGCCGAATTCTGCCGCCGCGAGTCCGATCTGTCGCTTCTCCACGTGAACTACGGGCAGCGCACCGAAACGCGCGAGCTCAACTGTTTCCACGCGATCGCCGAACACCTGCGAGTCCCCATCCGGCGGCGGCTGGTGGCCGACATCGGTTACCTGAAGGCGATCGGCGGCAGCGCGCTGACCGACGACCGGATCGGCGTCCCGGCGGCGGACCTGTCCCGCGAAGGAGTCCCGGTCACGTACGTCCCGTTCCGCAACGCGCACCTGGTCGCCATCGCCGTCTCGTGGGCCGAGGCGATCGGCGCCGTGAACGTCTACATCGGCGCCGTGGCCGCGGACTCCTCGGGGTATCCCGACTGCCGTCCGGAGTTCTACGAGGCGATGAACGAGGCGATCCGGCGCGGCACCCGGGAGGGGAGCGGCATCGTCGTCAAGGCGCCGTTCGTCGCGCTCAAGAAGAAGGACATCGTCCTCATGGGAAAGTCGATGGGAGTCCCGTTCGAGCGGTCCTGGTCCTGCTACCGGGAAGGGGAGACGGCGTGCGGGGCGTGCGACTCGTGCGCGCTGAGATTGCGCGCCTTCGCCGAGGCGGGCGTCGAGGGGTCAAGACCGACTACGGGGGGACCAACGAGCTCGCGTACCCGGTGA